GAGTTAGCCAGTCACTCCGCGGTCGGTAGCTGACGGTGAACCGTCGGCCGGGGCAGTCCCATAGGACCCCTCAGCTCGCTCGAAAGGTGGGGTCGAGGGGTTCTGCCTGGGTCCGATAGGAGTCGTACGTCGATACGGCCCACGACACCACCTCCTCGTTGTCCGAGATGATGAGCGCGCGCGGCATCTGCCCGCCGTCGGTGACTGTCATCAAGAGTTTGTCATCGGTGATCGCCAGGTTGTACGGGAAATCGTCCTCGTACCGACATACCTCGGAACGATCGGTGGCGGCGATTTCACGGACGGAAGACTGCATCTCCGGGTCGCTCTCGATCGCGTCGAAGAAGGAGGTAGTGGCGACCATCTGGACAGTCTGTGTTTCGTTCGTCACTGCCTCCCGGATAACTGCGAGCGGTTGGGGAATGGCGACGGAGGCGATCGCCCGGACCTCCGTCGCCGCCCCGAGCCGCCCGGAGAGTGTGATGATCGGCATGAAGGGATTGCCGCCGGCAGCGGTAACCACTTCTGCGTTCTGGAGGCAACTGAGATCGAAATCCATCCCCTCGGACGGCAGCCACGCCACCGCGTCGTGAAGTTGTTCGACGGTTTCCATCGACTCGAGCACCCGAACGAACTCCCGCCCGATGAGGTCGCCCATCGGTGTCGTCTCGTATCGGTGTCCGGACCGGACTACCCATCCCCTGTCCGTGAAATCTCCGAGAATACGCCCGAGCGTCGAGGAGGAGGCGCCGGTCTTTTTCCGTAGCCCGGCCCGGTCGTGAGATTCCTGCAGGAGGCTCCGGAGTACGGACACGCGATGGTGTGACCGCGATAGAAACCTGATGTTGTCGAGCGCGGATTCCATAAGGTGTCTCATACCCCCTACCATCGTAAGTTCCGAATCTAGGTGGTTAAATCGAGACAGAACCGTCATATCTGACGGACAACTCTCGACGATGGGGACCCCATCATCTTTCGTCGGTTTTGACGTGTGGAAAATGCATAGAACATCCCACCCCGTAGGATTTGTTTCACCGCCTGCAAGAAATTCGTCGTTGAGTACTTATCTCACCCACTACTAAGAGTAGACACTCACAACCACCTCCATTCCGTCGATCACCACCACAAAACCTCTCGACGTGTTGGAATCCCCACCTCATCGAGCAGATTGACGAACGGGGAATGGATCCAGATCGGATCGACAACTCCACAGCCATGATGAACTCCACCGAGAAACTGACCGGATTCACCCGACCCGGACGGTACACCTACTCCATCTACAGACGTGGATTCGGGGAGGGACGGATGGGGTGGAGTGTGACGCGGACCTCGGATACGGAGGTCGCCGTCGGGTTTCACTACGAGCTGGGTGCTGAGGTGATCCAAGAGACCCTGACCGGCACCCCCGAGAACGTCACCGACGAGTTGCTCCACACATCGGCAGAACCGTTCTTGCGGACTGCGTTCTATCCCTCGATCACGCCGTTCTCCGAGGAGGGCGACTTGACGGTTGGTGATCGGCTCGCTCT
This portion of the Halococcus agarilyticus genome encodes:
- a CDS encoding helix-turn-helix transcriptional regulator, which gives rise to MTVLSRFNHLDSELTMVGGMRHLMESALDNIRFLSRSHHRVSVLRSLLQESHDRAGLRKKTGASSSTLGRILGDFTDRGWVVRSGHRYETTPMGDLIGREFVRVLESMETVEQLHDAVAWLPSEGMDFDLSCLQNAEVVTAAGGNPFMPIITLSGRLGAATEVRAIASVAIPQPLAVIREAVTNETQTVQMVATTSFFDAIESDPEMQSSVREIAATDRSEVCRYEDDFPYNLAITDDKLLMTVTDGGQMPRALIISDNEEVVSWAVSTYDSYRTQAEPLDPTFRAS